A genome region from Chengkuizengella sp. SCS-71B includes the following:
- a CDS encoding chemotaxis protein CheX — protein MDKNYIHPFLESASNVLEQVVRVRPTSGELEIKDVQYLDHHIWILIGMSGQMKGEILFGLPEQVALKIVSEMMGGFQVNELDDISQSAISELGNMISGNASTLLYDRGVTVDITPPQIIQSIEHFDTQKAWTIPLNIKEVGEFNIQVLTS, from the coding sequence ATGGATAAAAATTATATACATCCTTTTTTAGAATCAGCCAGTAACGTTCTTGAGCAAGTAGTTCGGGTTCGTCCAACGTCAGGTGAACTTGAAATCAAAGATGTGCAATATCTTGACCATCATATTTGGATTTTAATTGGTATGAGTGGGCAAATGAAAGGTGAAATACTATTTGGTTTGCCAGAGCAAGTGGCTCTTAAAATTGTTTCAGAAATGATGGGTGGATTTCAAGTAAATGAGTTGGATGATATTAGTCAAAGTGCAATTTCAGAACTAGGTAATATGATCAGTGGTAATGCTTCAACTTTATTGTATGATCGTGGTGTAACCGTAGATATTACCCCTCCTCAGATTATTCAATCTATTGAACATTTTGATACTCAGAAGGCATGGACCATTCCACTTAATATTAAGGAAGTTGGAGAGTTTAATATTCAAGTATTAACCAGTTAA
- a CDS encoding SDR family NAD(P)-dependent oxidoreductase — protein sequence MLKDKVIVITGASSGIGSEMAIHLSSHGAILILLARSMDRLKKVSKQLQNQHDLYKVDISSRDQVDEVISSVIKKYGKIDIFINNAGYAIFKDFMNLSIDEIEEMMRTNYLGTVYCCKAVIPSMLERQSGHIINVASLAGKVGSAKSSAYAASKHAVLGFTNSLRQELFDTNIIVSTLNCGPIYTRMLETADVSGDYKKNLPSWIILKPRAVTKAIIDIIVNKRLEKNIPFIANVGSKLLQIMPRTLEKVTVKFTNKK from the coding sequence GTGCTTAAAGATAAGGTTATAGTCATTACGGGTGCCTCAAGTGGAATTGGATCAGAGATGGCAATACATTTAAGTTCTCATGGAGCCATTCTCATCTTATTGGCTAGATCGATGGATCGTCTTAAGAAAGTGTCAAAGCAGCTGCAAAATCAACATGACCTTTACAAAGTTGATATCTCTTCAAGAGATCAGGTAGATGAAGTTATCTCCTCTGTTATAAAAAAATATGGGAAAATCGATATCTTTATTAATAATGCAGGTTATGCAATTTTTAAGGACTTTATGAATTTATCCATAGATGAGATTGAAGAAATGATGAGAACGAATTATTTGGGGACAGTATATTGTTGTAAAGCAGTTATACCTTCAATGTTAGAAAGACAATCAGGTCATATTATTAATGTGGCTTCATTGGCAGGAAAGGTAGGATCGGCAAAATCGTCTGCATATGCTGCAAGTAAACATGCTGTTTTAGGATTCACAAATAGTTTACGCCAGGAGTTATTTGATACCAATATTATTGTATCTACACTTAATTGTGGGCCAATTTATACACGTATGTTAGAAACAGCAGATGTATCGGGTGATTACAAAAAAAACTTACCAAGTTGGATTATATTAAAACCAAGAGCGGTAACTAAAGCAATAATCGATATCATCGTTAACAAACGACTGGAAAAAAACATTCCATTTATTGCGAATGTCGGTTCTAAATTATTGCAAATCATGCCGAGAACGTTAGAAAAGGTAACTGTTAAATTTACAAATAAAAAGTAA
- a CDS encoding YkuS family protein, which produces MAKVAVENNLSNVKQALQNEGHEVCNLEENTMQSCQCCVITGQDQNMMGIANTQTQASVINADGLTAEEVVNQVNQCVNK; this is translated from the coding sequence ATGGCAAAAGTAGCTGTAGAAAATAACTTATCCAATGTTAAACAAGCACTGCAAAATGAAGGACATGAAGTATGTAACTTAGAAGAAAACACGATGCAAAGTTGCCAGTGCTGTGTCATAACAGGACAAGATCAGAATATGATGGGAATAGCGAATACCCAAACACAAGCTTCTGTTATCAATGCGGATGGATTAACAGCAGAAGAAGTTGTGAATCAAGTGAATCAGTGTGTAAACAAATAA